The following are from one region of the Salvia hispanica cultivar TCC Black 2014 chromosome 1, UniMelb_Shisp_WGS_1.0, whole genome shotgun sequence genome:
- the LOC125200617 gene encoding small GTPase LIP1-like, translated as MFWRERERERDIKEQDGGPPVGQVRVLIVGDSGVGKTSLVHLIMKGHSVSHPSQTVGCSVSVKHTTYGNSGSSSNSLKGEAERDFFVEIWDISGHERYKDCRSLFYSQINGVVFVHDRSQRRTKSSLQKWAVEIAEKGTFSAPLASGGPGGLPVPYIVIGNKADIAPKEGTRVSSGNLVDVAREWAEKQGLLPQSEELPLVESFPSGGGLIAAAKEARYDKEAVMKFFKMLIRRRYFSDELPGAAPWSSPVGRSISQSGEISSDEDHLYKSSSLIGDSYKYNVLPPLPAQRNLTPPPTLYPQQPMSTPDNYSIPRFALTSSHEITSTRSKRMDINV; from the exons ATGTTTTGGAGGGaaagggagagagaaagagatatCAAAGAGCAAGATGGAGGGCCTCCTGTTGGGCAGGTCAGGGTGCTTATTGTTGGGGATTCAG GTGTGGGTAAGACTTCTCTCGTTCATCTGATAATGAAAGGCCATTCTGTTTCTCACCCTTCTCAAACTGTCGGCTGTAGCGTAAGTGTAAAG CATACGACATATGGAAATTCTGGTAGCTCCTCTAATAGTTTGAAAGGTGAAGCTGAGAGAGACTTTTTTGTCGAAATCTGGGACATATCAGGGCACGAACGTTATAAAGATTGCCGGTCTCTGTTCTACTCTCAAATCAATG GTGTTGTGTTTGTTCATGACCGTTCTCAAAGAAGGACAAAGTCGAGCTTACAAAAATGGGCAGTTGAGATTGCAGAAAAAGGGACATTTTCAGCTCCTTTGGCATCCGGGGGTCCCGGTGGGCTCCCGGTTCCGTATATTGTCATTGGTAACAAAGCAGATATTGCTCCAAAAGAAGGCACTCGAGTCAGTAGTGGTAATCTCGTTGATGTAGCCCGTGAGTGGGCTGAAAAACAGGGATTACTCCCACAAAGTGAAGAGCTCCCATTAGTCGAGAGCTTCCCTAGCGGTGGAGGCCTTATAGCC GCAGCTAAAGAAGCCAGATATGACAAGGAAGCTGTGATGAAGTTTTTCAAAATG TTGATCAGGAGAAGGTACTTCTCCGATGAATTACCCGGTGCAGCCCCGTGGTCCTCCCCTGTTGGTCGTTCAATTTCACAATCTGGCGAAATCTCAAGTGACGAAGACCATCTATACAAGAGCTCAAG CCTGATTGGAGACTCGTACAAGTACAATGTGCTTCCTCCCCTTCCTGCTCAACGCAACCTGACACCACCTCCCACGCTCTACCCTCAGCAGCCCATGTCGACTCCTGACAACTACAGCATCCCCAGATTCGCCCTCACGAGCTCCCACGAGATCACCAGCACGAGATCAAAGCGTATGGACATCAATGTCTAA